In Bacteroidota bacterium, a genomic segment contains:
- a CDS encoding DUF3052 family protein, with protein sequence MIASGYSGTPLAKKLGIKQEYRIKLVNQPDYYFRLFSDWPAGTQELTDGKSKKDFIHYFTTSASQLDKDMRQLRKEIVENGMIWISWPKKAAKVETDVNENIVREIALKNGLVDVKVCSIDATWSGLKLVIRLKDRK encoded by the coding sequence ATGATTGCATCAGGATACTCAGGAACTCCGTTGGCAAAGAAGCTCGGCATCAAGCAAGAGTACAGGATAAAGTTGGTGAATCAACCTGATTACTATTTTAGACTCTTCAGCGATTGGCCGGCGGGCACACAAGAACTCACTGACGGGAAGTCCAAGAAAGACTTCATACATTACTTCACAACGAGTGCTTCTCAGCTTGACAAGGACATGAGGCAACTGAGAAAAGAGATTGTGGAGAATGGCATGATTTGGATCTCATGGCCAAAGAAAGCAGCAAAAGTTGAAACCGATGTAAACGAGAACATTGTCCGGGAAATAGCACTCAAGAATGGGTTGGTAGATGTAAAAGTCTGCTCTATAGATGCAACCTGGTCGGGACTGAAACTTGTGATACGACTAAAGGACAGGAAGTGA